A stretch of Paenibacillus sp. URB8-2 DNA encodes these proteins:
- the tyrS gene encoding tyrosine--tRNA ligase, with protein sequence MKWEELTPEQQREVERQLEIIARGVVEIVPEEELKRKVIKSVVSGVPLNVKLGLDPSAPDIHVGHTVVMHKLRQFQELGHQVQLIIGDFTGRIGDPTGKSETRKQLTEEDVKRNAETYKKQLHKILDPEKTKVYYNSEWLGPMTFADVVGLSAKVTVARMLERDDFTKRYQSGQPISIHEFFYPLMQGMDSVALKSDVELGGTDQKFNLLMGRTLQKEYGVDTQAAIMTPLLEGLDGVQKMSKSLGNYIGIDEEPNEIYGKAMSVPDELMLKYYSLATDIGNEELRELEEGLKAGTAHPRDAKMRLAHTFVRMYHGTEAADAAQQHFVTVFQQRALPDDIATAVLPAAELNEGAIRLTKLLTLIGLAASGGEAKRSVQQGAVKLNEQKLTDPNADIVPQDGDIIQVGKRKFAKLTLE encoded by the coding sequence ATGAAATGGGAAGAACTAACGCCGGAGCAGCAGCGGGAGGTCGAGCGTCAGCTGGAGATCATCGCGCGCGGCGTCGTGGAAATTGTGCCTGAAGAGGAACTGAAGCGCAAAGTCATCAAATCGGTCGTCAGCGGCGTGCCGCTCAATGTTAAGCTGGGCCTTGACCCGTCCGCGCCGGATATCCATGTGGGCCATACGGTCGTCATGCACAAACTGCGCCAATTCCAGGAGCTGGGCCATCAGGTGCAGCTGATTATCGGGGATTTCACGGGGCGGATCGGTGACCCGACGGGCAAATCGGAAACGCGCAAACAACTGACCGAGGAGGATGTGAAGCGGAATGCGGAAACATACAAGAAGCAGCTTCATAAAATCCTTGATCCCGAGAAGACAAAGGTATACTACAATTCGGAATGGCTCGGGCCGATGACCTTCGCGGATGTCGTGGGCTTGTCGGCCAAAGTGACGGTTGCCCGCATGCTGGAACGCGACGATTTCACCAAGCGCTACCAGAGCGGACAGCCGATCAGCATTCACGAGTTCTTCTATCCGCTGATGCAGGGCATGGATTCCGTGGCTCTGAAGAGCGACGTGGAACTAGGGGGAACCGACCAGAAGTTCAATCTGCTGATGGGACGGACGCTGCAAAAAGAATACGGAGTCGATACCCAGGCTGCGATCATGACCCCGCTGCTTGAAGGCCTGGACGGCGTTCAGAAAATGAGCAAAAGCTTGGGCAATTACATCGGCATCGACGAAGAGCCAAACGAGATTTACGGCAAAGCCATGTCCGTCCCGGACGAGCTGATGCTGAAATACTATTCGCTTGCGACCGATATCGGCAACGAAGAACTGAGAGAGCTGGAGGAAGGTCTGAAAGCGGGAACGGCTCATCCGCGGGATGCCAAAATGCGGCTGGCGCATACATTTGTGAGAATGTATCATGGCACCGAGGCGGCGGATGCCGCGCAGCAGCATTTCGTGACCGTATTCCAGCAGCGGGCGCTGCCTGACGATATCGCAACGGCGGTTCTGCCCGCGGCGGAGCTTAATGAAGGGGCTATCCGGTTGACCAAGCTGCTTACGCTGATCGGCCTTGCAGCTTCGGGCGGGGAGGCCAAGCGGAGCGTGCAGCAGGGGGCGGTCAAGCTGAACGAACAGAAATTGACCGACCCGAATGCAGATATCGTTCCTCAGGACGGTGATATCATCCAGGTCGGCAAGCGCAAGTTCGCCAAGCTGACTTTGGAGTAG